Below is a genomic region from Sphingopyxis terrae subsp. terrae NBRC 15098.
CGGCACCACCGAAGTCGCGGTGCTCTCGCTGCGCGGCCTGGCTTACACGACCTCGGTCCGCGCCGGCGGCGACAAGATGGACGAAGCGATCGTCTCCTACGTTCGCCGCCATCACAATCTGCTGATCGGCGAATCGACCGCCGAGCGGATCAAGAAGGATTTCGGCATCGCGCGCGTGCCCGCCGACGGCGTCGGCATGACGATCCACATCAAGGGCCGCGACCTCGTCAACGGCGTGCCGAAGGAAATTTCGATCAATCAGGCGCAGATCGCCGAAGCACTGTCCGAACCGATCGGCACGATCGTCGAAGGCGTGCGCATCGCGCTCGAAAACACCGCCCCCGAACTCGCAGCCGACATTGTCGACCAGGGCATCGTGCTCACCGGCGGCGGCGCTTTGATCCGCGAACTCGACGAATTGCTGCGCGACGCAACCGGCCTGCCGGTGACGGTCGCGGAAGACCCGCTGACCTGCGTCGCGATTGGCACCGGCCGCGCGATGGAGGATCCCGCCTTCCGCGGCGTGCTGCAGCAAGCCTGATCGCGGACAGACGGTCCATGGTTCGCCCGGCACATCGGCGTCCGGGGCAATCCCGAAAGGCCCAGTACAGCCTCTTCGCTGCCTATGTTATTGCGATAACGGGCGCGCTTGCGGGGCTGCTTCTGGCGATCCTTTCGGTCGCCGACCCCGTCGGCTTTGCCGCCCTGCGCGTCGCCAGTCAGGAAATAACCGCGCCGATCGCGCGCGGCACGCGGTCGGTGATCGGGTCGATCTCGGGCGTCGACGACACTGTGTCGGCCTACGTCGGCGCGGGATCGCAGAACCGCCGCTTGCGCAAGGAACTGGCCGAGGCGCGCCGCCGTCTCGTCGCGACCAGCGCGCTCGAAGAGGAAAATCGCCAGCTCAAGTCGCTGCTCGGTCTGCAGCAGACCGATCGCTCGGCGCTCGCCCATGGCTATCTGCTCACCTCGACCTCGACGAGCAGCCGCCGCATCGCGCTGCTCAGCCTCGGGCGCAACCGGGGTGTATTGGCGGGCCAGCCGGTACGCGGCGCCGACGGCCTGATCGGCCGCGTGCTGACCGCCGGGCCATCGGTGTCGCAGGTGCTGCTCCTTACCGACGTCGAAAATGTCGTGCCGGTGCGCCGGGCGCGTGACGGCCTGCCGGCGCTCGCAACGGGCCGCGGCAACGGCGATCTCGACGTTCGCACGCTCAACATCGCGAACAATCCCTTCAAGCCCGGCGACATCCTCGTGACGTCGGGAACCGGCGGCCTTTATCCTCCGAACATTCCGGTCGCCATCGTCGTGCGGCGCCAGGACGATGGCGCGCTCGCGCGTCCGCTGGCCGACCCGGCAAAGGTCGACGCGGTAGCGGTGCTGCGCCCCTATACGCCCGATAATATCGAGGCGCAGGCGGTGCCCGCCCAATCCTCCACGGCAGCCGGCGCGCCATGAACCGGCACGGACAGCGGATCGGCGAGCCAGCCTCGCGCTGGCGGATGCAGGTCGTGCCGATCGCGACGGTGATGATCGCGTCGGCGCTGCCGTTGATGCTGCCGCTCGTCGCCAGTTCGCCCGTGCTGCCCCCGCTCGGTCTCCTCTTCTTCCTGAGCTGGCAACTTCTGCGCACCGAAATGTGGCCGGTGTGGATCGGTCTGCCGCTCGGCCTGTGGGACGATCTGTTCAGCGGCGCGCCGATCGGCACAGCCATCGCGCTGTGGACCGCCGCGAGCATCGCGATCGCCTATCTCTCGCAGCGCATCTATTGGCGCGGCTTCCTGCACGACTGGGCGATCGGCGCGCTGCTCGTCGCCGCTGTTCAGGCGCTTGCGGTGCTTATCACCTTTCCACACGCTCCCGCCGGGCATATGCTCGGCCTCGTGCTGCCGCAGATCATCATTTCGGTGCTGCTGATGCCGCTGTTCCTCCGCCTGACCGGCAAGTTTGACAATTTCCGTCTCAAGCGCCGATAATCGCCCGCCTCCCGCCCCCGCCTTAGCCTTCGCCCCAGATTGCCAACGAATTTCCGCTTTCATGTCCCGCAAGAAAAGTCCGCCCATTACCGAAGCCTGGAGGGGCCTCACCTTCACGCGCCGCACCCTTGTCGTCGGCGGCGGACAAATCGCCGTGGGCGCCGCGCTCGCGGCGCGGATGGGCTATATCTCGATCATCGACAATGATCGCTATGTCCTCGAATCCGAAAGCAACCGCGTCAATCTGACGCTCATCCCGCCGCGTCGCGGCTGGATCGTCGACCGCCACGGCAAGGCGCTTGCCAACAACCGCGTCTCGCTCCGCATCGACATCATTCCCGATCGCATGCACAGCAAGGAACTGGTGCTGGGCCAGCTCCGCACGTTGTTGCAGCTCGACGGCGACGCAATGGCGCGCATCGAACGCGACCTCAAGGCGGCATCCGGATTCCAGCCGGTTGCGGTTGCGGAGGACGTGACCGAGCAGCAATATGCATCGATCCTCGTCCGCCTCCCCGACCTCCCCGGCATTGCCCCGACGCGCGGTTTTGCCCGCAACTATCCCACCGGCGCCGCGGTCGGCCACCTGATCGGCTATGTCGGCGCCCCGACCGCCGAGGAATATGAAAAGGTCAAGGATCCGCTCTTCATCACCCCCGGCTTCAAGACCGGCAAGGACGGGCTGGAGAAATATTTCGAGGAATTGCTGCGCGGCAAGGCCGGCGCCAAGCGCGTCGAAGTCACCGCGCGGGGCAAGGTCGTGCGCGATCTCAGCACCCAGCCCGACACGCAAGGCAAGACCGTCCACCTGACCATCGACGCCGATCTGCAGGAATATGCCGCGCGCCGCATGGGCCCCGAATCAGGGGCGGCGGTCGTCATCGACTGCCTCAATGGCGACATCCTCGCCTTCGTTTCGATGCCGTCTTTCGATCCGAACAGCTTTTCGGACGGGATCAGCAATGCCGAATATGGCTGGCTGCGCGCCGACGATCACCAGCCGCTGATCAACAAGGCGACCCGCGGCCTCTACCCCCCGGGATCGACGCTGAAGCCGATGGCCGCGATCGCCGCGATCGAACATGGCATGGACCCGAGCGAACGCCACACCTGCATCGGCGGCTATCGCCTCGGCAACCGTTTCTTCCGCTGTCTCGGCACCCACGGCAGCGTCGACATGCCGACCGCGATCATGAAAAGCTGTAACAGCTATTTCTATTGGGTCGCCGACCGGCTGGGCTATGACGCCATCGCGCCGACCGCGAAGATGATGGGGCTGGGCGAGGAATTCCAGCTTGCCGGAAGCAACCAGCGATACGGCACGATTCCCGACAGCGCGTGGAAGATGAAAAAATACGGCCAACCCTGGTCGGCGTCCGATTCGCTGAATGCGGTGATCGGCCAGGGCTATGTCAGCGTGAACCCGCTCCAGCTCGCCGTCATGGCGTCGCGTATCGCCTCGGGCCGCAAACTCTACCCCCGCCTCGTCAGCCGGCAATTCTCGAACGAGCCTTTGCCCTTCTCAGCCGAAGCCTTTGCGACCGCGCGCGAGGGGATGAACCGCGTCGTCAACGCCCCCGGCGGAACCGCGGGGCGCAGCCGCCTGCCGCTCGACGGCATCCAGATGGCGGGCAAGACCGGCACGGCCCAGGTTCGCGGCCTCAACACCGGCAACGGCAAGGGCGGCACGTGGAAATTTCGCGATCACGGCCTGTTCATCTGCTTCGCGCCGGTCGAAAATCCGCGCTATGCCGCGTCGGTCATCATCGAACATGGCATGGGCGGCAGCCGCGCGGCGGCGCCCGTTGCCAAGGACATCTTCACCTTCCTCTACGACCGTGAAAAGGCGATGGAGGCACTGACCGCCTTTGAGGCCGGCTGGGGCGGCACGATCAAGGAGCGGATGGACCGCGACTATGCTGCGTGGAAGGCGGGTATCGCGCGCCCCGATCCGGGGCTCGCGCAATGATCCCGGTTCCGCCCGCCGTCCAGCGCATCCCCTGGAAGCTGATCGCACTCCTGTCGGCGATCACCGGCTTCGGCCTGCTCGTCCTCTATTCGGCCGCCGGCGGCAGCGTGACGCCCTGGGCGCTCCAACAGGGGGTGCGCTTCATCGTCTTCCTGCTCGTCGCGCTCGCGATCGGGCGCATGCCGATCCGCATTTTCGAAGATTTCTCTTACCTTGGCTATCTGGGCGTCGCGCTGCTTCTGCTTGCGGTCGAAGCGCTGGGTTTTGTCGGCGGCGGCAGTCAGCGATGGCTCAATCTCGGATTCATGAACCTCCAGCCGTCGGAACTGATGAAGGTCGCGATCGTCCTCGCTCTCGCGCGCTTCTACGCCCAATTGCCGCCGGGCAGCACGCGCACCTTCAACGCCTTGTGGCCCGCGCTGGTGATGATCGGCATCCCCGCCGCGCTCGTGATGCTCCAGCCCGACCTCGGCACGGCGCTGGCGATCTGCGCCAGCGCGGCGATCGTGATGTTCGTCTCGGGCCTTCCGCTGTGGTGGTTCGGCAGCGCCGCGCTCGCGGGACTGGCCGCGTTGCCGATCCTCTTTTCGATGCTGCACGACTATCAGCAGAAGCGCGTGCTGATCTTTCTCGACCCCGAAAGCGATCCGCTGGGCGCCGGCTATCACATCAGCCAGTCGAAGATTGCGATCGGATCGGGCGGACTGTTCGGCAAGGGCTTCCTCAACGGGTCGCAAAGCCACCTCGATTATTTGCCCGAAGGGCATACCGACTTCATCTTCGCCACCATGTCGGAGGAATGGGGGCTGGTCGGCGGGCTGTTGCTGCTCCTCGGCTTCTTCTTCCTGCTGCGCTGGTCCACGCGCGTCGCGCTCAACGCGCGGACGCGCTTCGGCCAATTGACCGCGACCGGCCTCACCATGACGATCTTTTTCTAC
It encodes:
- the mrdA gene encoding penicillin-binding protein 2, with the protein product MSRKKSPPITEAWRGLTFTRRTLVVGGGQIAVGAALAARMGYISIIDNDRYVLESESNRVNLTLIPPRRGWIVDRHGKALANNRVSLRIDIIPDRMHSKELVLGQLRTLLQLDGDAMARIERDLKAASGFQPVAVAEDVTEQQYASILVRLPDLPGIAPTRGFARNYPTGAAVGHLIGYVGAPTAEEYEKVKDPLFITPGFKTGKDGLEKYFEELLRGKAGAKRVEVTARGKVVRDLSTQPDTQGKTVHLTIDADLQEYAARRMGPESGAAVVIDCLNGDILAFVSMPSFDPNSFSDGISNAEYGWLRADDHQPLINKATRGLYPPGSTLKPMAAIAAIEHGMDPSERHTCIGGYRLGNRFFRCLGTHGSVDMPTAIMKSCNSYFYWVADRLGYDAIAPTAKMMGLGEEFQLAGSNQRYGTIPDSAWKMKKYGQPWSASDSLNAVIGQGYVSVNPLQLAVMASRIASGRKLYPRLVSRQFSNEPLPFSAEAFATAREGMNRVVNAPGGTAGRSRLPLDGIQMAGKTGTAQVRGLNTGNGKGGTWKFRDHGLFICFAPVENPRYAASVIIEHGMGGSRAAAPVAKDIFTFLYDREKAMEALTAFEAGWGGTIKERMDRDYAAWKAGIARPDPGLAQ
- a CDS encoding rod shape-determining protein; its protein translation is MSFFSRFLKFNSQDMAIDLGTANTVVYVRGKGIVLNEPSVVAVETLNGIKRVKAVGDDAKLMMGKTPDSIEAIRPLRDGVIADIDVAEQMIKHFITKVHGGKANAFRSPEIVICVPSGSTSVERRAIRDAASNAGASQVWLIEEPMAAAIGADMPVTEPIGSMVVDIGGGTTEVAVLSLRGLAYTTSVRAGGDKMDEAIVSYVRRHHNLLIGESTAERIKKDFGIARVPADGVGMTIHIKGRDLVNGVPKEISINQAQIAEALSEPIGTIVEGVRIALENTAPELAADIVDQGIVLTGGGALIRELDELLRDATGLPVTVAEDPLTCVAIGTGRAMEDPAFRGVLQQA
- the mreC gene encoding rod shape-determining protein MreC produces the protein MVRPAHRRPGQSRKAQYSLFAAYVIAITGALAGLLLAILSVADPVGFAALRVASQEITAPIARGTRSVIGSISGVDDTVSAYVGAGSQNRRLRKELAEARRRLVATSALEEENRQLKSLLGLQQTDRSALAHGYLLTSTSTSSRRIALLSLGRNRGVLAGQPVRGADGLIGRVLTAGPSVSQVLLLTDVENVVPVRRARDGLPALATGRGNGDLDVRTLNIANNPFKPGDILVTSGTGGLYPPNIPVAIVVRRQDDGALARPLADPAKVDAVAVLRPYTPDNIEAQAVPAQSSTAAGAP
- the mreD gene encoding rod shape-determining protein MreD: MNRHGQRIGEPASRWRMQVVPIATVMIASALPLMLPLVASSPVLPPLGLLFFLSWQLLRTEMWPVWIGLPLGLWDDLFSGAPIGTAIALWTAASIAIAYLSQRIYWRGFLHDWAIGALLVAAVQALAVLITFPHAPAGHMLGLVLPQIIISVLLMPLFLRLTGKFDNFRLKRR
- the rodA gene encoding rod shape-determining protein RodA, which produces MIPVPPAVQRIPWKLIALLSAITGFGLLVLYSAAGGSVTPWALQQGVRFIVFLLVALAIGRMPIRIFEDFSYLGYLGVALLLLAVEALGFVGGGSQRWLNLGFMNLQPSELMKVAIVLALARFYAQLPPGSTRTFNALWPALVMIGIPAALVMLQPDLGTALAICASAAIVMFVSGLPLWWFGSAALAGLAALPILFSMLHDYQQKRVLIFLDPESDPLGAGYHISQSKIAIGSGGLFGKGFLNGSQSHLDYLPEGHTDFIFATMSEEWGLVGGLLLLLGFFFLLRWSTRVALNARTRFGQLTATGLTMTIFFYIAINLGMVMGLAPVVGIPLPLFSYGGSSMLTIMTCIGIILAIESDSKKRHSRLS